The sequence below is a genomic window from bacterium.
AGTGCTATGGGTTAAGTTTCATCTCCTTTTGTACCGACAGCGTCGGCATAAGAGCTTCCCCTCCCTTGATGGGAGGGGTTAGGGGAGGGTGAAATAACAAAATCTGCTATATAATTACCTATAGGTTCTTGTCTCCTGAACTTAAACCCTTCCAACTGTTTTGATCTCAATTGTCTCCATAGTAACATC
It includes:
- a CDS encoding DUF559 domain-containing protein — its product is MLLWRQLRSKQLEGFKFRRQEPIGNYIADFVISPSPNPSHQGRGSSYADAVGTKGDET